In Kordiimonas pumila, a single genomic region encodes these proteins:
- the metE gene encoding 5-methyltetrahydropteroyltriglutamate--homocysteine S-methyltransferase, translating into MSKNTLSIASLGTPRIGPRRELKFALEKYWSGQLSAKDLSETATALRCANWARQHALGITTIPSNDFSFYDHVLDTAVMVGAIPKAYGWSGGPVNLETYFAMARGSVGGASHPICVHGHSAPAHGVPALEMTKWFDTNYHYMVPELEPDQDFTLASTKPVDEFREALAIGYKTRPVILGPISFLKLSKCTDGTTECINLIDKILSVYLDLMEQLQAAGAEWLQIDEPALVLDLSEIERAAYKRVYSKIAKTVPSLKIMLTSYFGSLGNNLDIATSLPVAGLHIDLVRAPEQLTAVRQKLQQNQILSLGVIDGRNIWRADLQKLHDWLLPVVQERGLTGIELAPSCSLLHTPIDLELETELDSDLKSWLAFSVQKMAELSTLGQAFEKGVETVAGALQAATKALQARATSDKVHNKTVQNRVQATGSELTSRNSPFKTRSFLQQEATGLPLFPTTTIGSFPQTAEVRKARTAFNKGELSPTAYNAFLKTETKRAIRWQEEIGIDVLVHGEFERNDMVQYFGEQLAGYAFTKHAWVQSYGSRCVRPPIIYGDVARPHAMTVEWTAYAQSLTSRPVKGMLTGPVTMLQWSFVRDDMPRADVCKQIALALRDEVTDLETAGIRLIQVDEPALREGLPLRRLEWSAYLEWAVACFKLATSGVTDAVQIHTHMCYCEFNDIISSIAAMDADVISIETSRSKMELLDAFVSYSYPNDIGPGVYDIHSPRIPKTAEISNLLEKANGLLKATQIWVNPDCGLKTRSWDEVRPALIAMVAAAKNLRQHAESRNT; encoded by the coding sequence ATGTCTAAAAACACTCTATCAATTGCATCACTTGGAACGCCCAGAATTGGGCCACGCAGAGAGCTAAAATTTGCCCTCGAAAAATACTGGTCTGGCCAGCTAAGCGCAAAAGACCTGTCTGAAACAGCAACAGCCCTTCGGTGCGCCAACTGGGCGCGCCAACACGCGCTTGGCATTACCACCATACCATCAAATGACTTTTCGTTTTACGATCATGTTCTGGATACTGCCGTTATGGTTGGTGCCATTCCCAAAGCTTATGGCTGGAGCGGCGGCCCAGTGAACCTTGAAACCTATTTTGCCATGGCACGGGGCAGCGTAGGCGGCGCCTCGCACCCCATATGCGTGCATGGTCACAGCGCACCAGCCCACGGTGTGCCAGCACTGGAAATGACCAAATGGTTCGACACCAATTATCACTATATGGTGCCGGAACTGGAGCCCGATCAAGATTTTACCCTTGCATCCACAAAACCGGTTGATGAGTTCCGCGAAGCGCTAGCGATCGGTTATAAAACTCGCCCCGTAATCCTTGGGCCTATTAGCTTTTTAAAACTGAGCAAATGCACAGATGGTACAACAGAATGTATTAACCTGATTGACAAGATACTGTCAGTTTATCTGGACCTTATGGAGCAACTTCAGGCAGCAGGAGCGGAATGGTTACAAATAGACGAACCCGCCCTTGTGTTGGATCTCAGCGAAATAGAGCGTGCAGCCTACAAAAGGGTATATAGCAAAATTGCTAAAACAGTGCCCTCGCTCAAAATTATGCTAACATCATATTTTGGCAGCCTCGGTAACAATCTTGACATAGCAACATCCCTACCTGTTGCCGGCCTACACATAGATTTGGTGCGCGCACCAGAACAACTCACAGCAGTCAGGCAAAAGCTTCAGCAAAACCAGATATTGTCCCTTGGTGTCATTGACGGCAGGAACATTTGGCGGGCAGACCTGCAAAAGCTGCATGACTGGCTATTACCGGTAGTTCAGGAACGTGGTTTAACAGGCATTGAGCTTGCACCTTCCTGCTCGCTCCTGCACACCCCCATTGATCTTGAACTTGAGACAGAACTGGATAGTGACCTAAAGAGCTGGCTAGCTTTCTCTGTCCAGAAAATGGCAGAGTTATCAACCCTTGGTCAAGCTTTTGAAAAAGGTGTTGAGACTGTCGCAGGCGCGCTGCAAGCAGCAACCAAAGCCCTGCAAGCACGCGCTACTTCTGACAAGGTGCACAATAAAACCGTACAAAACCGTGTGCAGGCTACAGGCTCTGAATTAACCAGTAGAAACAGCCCGTTTAAAACACGCAGTTTCCTACAGCAGGAAGCCACCGGCTTACCACTTTTCCCAACAACGACTATTGGGTCTTTTCCCCAAACAGCTGAGGTACGCAAGGCCCGTACCGCCTTTAACAAAGGAGAACTAAGCCCTACAGCCTACAATGCTTTTTTGAAAACAGAGACAAAAAGAGCCATTCGCTGGCAAGAAGAGATCGGCATTGATGTATTGGTGCACGGCGAGTTTGAACGTAATGACATGGTACAATATTTTGGTGAACAACTGGCCGGCTATGCCTTTACCAAACACGCATGGGTACAAAGCTACGGCTCACGCTGTGTGCGCCCCCCTATCATATACGGCGATGTTGCCCGCCCGCACGCCATGACAGTAGAATGGACCGCATATGCCCAGTCCCTTACCAGCAGGCCCGTAAAAGGCATGTTAACCGGGCCCGTTACCATGCTGCAATGGTCGTTTGTCCGCGATGACATGCCCCGCGCTGACGTATGCAAACAGATTGCCCTTGCCCTCAGAGATGAAGTGACGGACCTTGAAACTGCGGGCATCCGCCTTATTCAAGTTGATGAACCTGCACTTCGAGAGGGGCTGCCCTTAAGGCGTCTGGAATGGAGTGCATATCTTGAGTGGGCTGTTGCCTGTTTCAAGCTTGCAACCAGCGGTGTGACGGATGCAGTCCAGATACATACCCATATGTGTTACTGCGAGTTTAATGACATTATATCCTCTATCGCTGCGATGGATGCCGATGTCATTTCCATTGAAACGTCTCGCTCTAAAATGGAGCTTCTGGATGCCTTTGTATCCTACAGTTACCCAAATGATATTGGGCCAGGCGTTTATGATATTCACTCACCGCGCATCCCCAAAACGGCCGAAATAAGCAACCTGCTTGAAAAAGCCAACGGCCTTTTAAAGGCAACCCAAATTTGGGTAAACCCTGACTGCGGCTTAAAAACACGCTCATGGGACGAAGTGCGCCCGGCCCTGATTGCCATGGTAGCCGCCGCCAAAAACCTTCGCCAACATGCAGAAAGCCGAAATACATGA
- a CDS encoding indolepyruvate ferredoxin oxidoreductase family protein: protein MRSNIMGHIDLSYELKDRYKAGRERVFLTGTQAIVRIMLMQAEMDKRDGLNTAGFVSGYRGSPLGGVDQEMWRGSKLLEAAKVKFLPAINEELGATAVLGSQQVETDPDRDVDGVYAMWYGKGPGVDRAADALKHGNAYGSSPKGGVLVVAGDDHGCVSSSMAHQSDVALMDWFMPILNPASVAEFEEFGLYGYALSRYSGMWVGFKAISETVESAQSCEVKPLPTFTIPADFEMPELGVHYRWPDLPGPQIENRMVAKKGAVLAFARANPIDRIILNPKAARFGIVTTGKGHLDLMEALERLGLDEARLTELGVGIYKVGMVWPLELAGMCEFLEGKEEILVVEEKRGIIESQIKEYIFSHEGAPECRVYGKENADGSELLPWVGELSPLMVMKAVSKQLGKMFSASFDTIIAEASSKPTKAAPITDISRMPYFCSGCPHNRSTVVPEGSKALAGIGCHFMASWMDRKTESLIQMGGEGVNWVGRSLFNGGKHIFQNLGEGTYFHSGYLAIRQAQAANTNITYKILFNDAVAMTGGQPVDGQITVPAIVNQVRAEGVSWIRVVSDEPEKYNTVTLPSGVSVHHRDELDVLQRECRDIKGVTVLVYDQTCAAEKRRRRKKGQFPDPAKRAFINHAVCEGCGDCSVQSNCLSIQPKETMAGRKRQIDQHSCNKDYSCVNGFCPSFVTVEGGMLRKPQALEIDGFKDAVSGLTAPDTTLARAYNLLIGGVGGTGVVTIGAVITMAAHIEGKGSSVLDFMGFAQKGGTVLSYVRLANKPSELHQVRIEEGSADAVVGCDMVVATGPQAMKTLADGKTRISLNLEEIPTGNFTTNRDALMRADKRVALLEAVAGKDNFNAINASKIAIDLLGDSVFSNMLMAGYAWQQGLIPVSLEAMMRAIELNGVAIEKNQAAFHWGRLVFAKPEFVFSNIETPSAPMKPDYAGLKAFHAAFLTKYQNAAYAERYNSFMAAVEQADTTLLGAPKLLSETVARAYYKLLAIKDEYEVARLYTDGSFEADLKKTFEGDYKVKYHMAPPIFGAKKGPNGRPKKYQFGPWMKLALRVMRQFRFLRGTAFDVFGMTEERRSQRAMITAYEKLVSDVLASINADNYATAVTVLAKVMDVRGYGPVFDESLIKYNQELPALIDGYRNPEVNTKAA, encoded by the coding sequence ATGCGAAGTAATATTATGGGCCATATTGATCTCTCTTATGAACTGAAGGACCGTTACAAGGCGGGACGTGAACGTGTTTTTCTAACAGGCACGCAGGCCATTGTCCGCATTATGCTGATGCAGGCTGAGATGGACAAGCGGGATGGCTTGAATACTGCTGGTTTTGTGAGTGGATACCGTGGATCGCCGCTAGGGGGTGTTGATCAGGAAATGTGGCGTGGTTCCAAGCTTCTTGAGGCAGCGAAGGTTAAGTTTTTACCCGCTATCAATGAAGAGTTGGGCGCAACTGCAGTTCTTGGCTCTCAGCAGGTGGAAACAGACCCAGACCGCGATGTTGATGGGGTGTATGCCATGTGGTACGGCAAAGGCCCCGGTGTTGACCGGGCAGCAGATGCCCTGAAACATGGTAATGCTTATGGTTCATCACCAAAAGGTGGCGTTCTGGTGGTTGCAGGCGATGATCATGGTTGTGTGTCATCCAGTATGGCGCACCAGTCTGATGTGGCATTGATGGATTGGTTTATGCCGATCCTTAATCCGGCAAGTGTGGCTGAATTTGAAGAGTTTGGTCTTTATGGCTATGCCCTTTCCCGTTACTCGGGCATGTGGGTTGGCTTTAAGGCAATTTCTGAAACGGTTGAAAGTGCACAGTCGTGCGAGGTGAAGCCGCTGCCAACCTTTACTATCCCGGCTGATTTTGAAATGCCTGAACTTGGTGTCCATTACCGCTGGCCAGACCTGCCGGGACCACAAATTGAAAACCGCATGGTCGCTAAAAAAGGGGCGGTTCTTGCCTTTGCGCGGGCGAACCCAATCGACAGAATTATCCTGAATCCAAAAGCCGCACGATTTGGCATAGTAACAACAGGCAAGGGCCACCTAGACTTGATGGAAGCGCTTGAGAGGCTTGGTCTCGATGAAGCACGCCTCACAGAACTTGGTGTGGGTATTTATAAAGTTGGCATGGTGTGGCCGCTTGAACTTGCAGGCATGTGTGAGTTCCTTGAAGGCAAGGAAGAAATTCTGGTTGTTGAGGAAAAGCGCGGCATTATTGAGAGCCAAATCAAAGAATATATCTTTTCCCATGAAGGTGCGCCAGAATGCCGTGTGTACGGCAAAGAAAATGCTGATGGCTCTGAATTGTTACCGTGGGTTGGGGAACTAAGCCCCCTTATGGTGATGAAGGCTGTTTCCAAGCAGCTTGGTAAAATGTTTAGTGCCTCTTTTGATACGATTATAGCTGAGGCAAGCAGTAAACCAACAAAAGCTGCCCCCATAACAGACATTTCCCGAATGCCCTATTTTTGTTCGGGTTGCCCGCATAACAGGTCAACTGTTGTGCCTGAGGGGAGTAAGGCCCTTGCAGGGATCGGGTGCCATTTTATGGCTTCGTGGATGGACCGGAAAACAGAATCGCTCATTCAGATGGGCGGCGAAGGTGTGAACTGGGTTGGCCGTTCGCTGTTTAATGGCGGCAAACATATTTTTCAAAACCTCGGTGAGGGTACATATTTCCATTCAGGATACCTGGCTATTCGTCAGGCGCAGGCAGCAAATACCAATATTACCTATAAGATTCTGTTTAATGATGCTGTGGCCATGACTGGCGGTCAGCCGGTTGACGGCCAGATTACAGTACCTGCTATTGTTAATCAGGTGCGGGCAGAAGGTGTTAGCTGGATCAGGGTTGTGAGCGACGAACCTGAAAAATATAACACAGTGACCCTGCCATCTGGTGTATCTGTGCATCACCGCGATGAGCTAGATGTATTGCAGCGTGAATGCCGGGATATTAAGGGTGTAACTGTACTGGTTTATGATCAGACATGTGCCGCAGAAAAGCGCCGCCGCCGCAAAAAAGGGCAATTCCCGGACCCTGCAAAGCGTGCGTTTATTAACCACGCCGTTTGTGAGGGCTGTGGTGATTGCTCGGTTCAGTCAAACTGTTTGTCCATTCAACCAAAGGAAACAATGGCGGGCCGCAAGCGCCAGATTGATCAGCATTCCTGCAACAAAGACTATTCCTGTGTTAATGGCTTTTGCCCAAGCTTTGTTACGGTGGAAGGCGGTATGCTCCGTAAACCGCAGGCCCTTGAGATTGATGGTTTCAAGGATGCTGTAAGCGGGCTTACGGCGCCTGATACCACACTCGCACGTGCCTATAACTTACTTATAGGCGGTGTTGGCGGTACCGGAGTTGTGACCATTGGTGCCGTGATTACAATGGCGGCTCATATTGAGGGCAAAGGCAGCTCGGTTCTTGACTTTATGGGCTTTGCACAAAAAGGTGGTACGGTTCTGAGTTATGTAAGGCTTGCAAACAAGCCATCGGAGCTGCACCAAGTGCGTATTGAAGAAGGCAGTGCCGATGCTGTTGTTGGCTGCGATATGGTGGTAGCAACTGGACCGCAAGCAATGAAAACATTGGCAGACGGCAAAACCCGTATTTCTTTAAACCTTGAAGAGATACCTACAGGTAACTTTACGACAAACCGTGATGCTTTGATGCGTGCAGACAAAAGGGTTGCTCTTTTAGAGGCGGTAGCGGGTAAAGACAATTTCAATGCTATCAATGCCAGCAAAATTGCGATTGATCTTCTGGGCGATTCCGTTTTTTCAAATATGCTAATGGCAGGCTATGCATGGCAGCAAGGCCTTATCCCGGTGTCGCTTGAGGCAATGATGCGGGCGATCGAGCTTAATGGTGTAGCTATTGAGAAAAATCAGGCTGCTTTCCATTGGGGCCGGCTTGTTTTTGCAAAACCAGAGTTTGTGTTCAGCAACATTGAAACGCCGTCAGCACCGATGAAACCTGATTATGCGGGCCTGAAGGCTTTTCATGCGGCATTCCTGACAAAATATCAGAATGCAGCATACGCAGAAAGATATAATAGCTTTATGGCAGCAGTTGAGCAGGCTGATACGACGTTGCTTGGCGCGCCTAAATTGTTGTCAGAGACAGTCGCGCGCGCTTATTACAAGCTTCTCGCCATCAAGGATGAGTATGAAGTGGCACGGCTTTATACTGATGGTAGTTTCGAGGCTGACCTGAAGAAAACATTCGAGGGTGACTATAAGGTTAAATACCATATGGCACCGCCCATATTTGGTGCGAAAAAAGGCCCGAATGGACGGCCTAAAAAGTATCAATTCGGCCCTTGGATGAAACTTGCACTGCGTGTGATGCGCCAGTTCCGTTTCTTGCGGGGCACTGCTTTTGATGTTTTTGGTATGACAGAGGAACGCAGAAGCCAGCGCGCTATGATTACAGCTTATGAAAAGCTTGTGTCTGATGTGCTGGCAAGCATTAATGCCGATAATTATGCAACGGCGGTCACTGTGCTTGCAAAAGTTATGGATGTTCGTGGGTATGGCCCTGTATTTGACGAATCCCTAATTAAATACAATCAGGAATTGCCAGCTTTAATAGATGGCTATAGAAACCCTGAAGTGAACACAAAAGCAGCATAA
- a CDS encoding carboxymuconolactone decarboxylase family protein, translating to MFTYFDKETAPKESVKQMEQSVAIFGMLPNMHRILAGAPATYEAYNTVYNLFTKHTEFTPLEAQVVVMTSNHENRCHYCMAGHTMGMKLAKMPDDIIEALREGTPIADPKLEALRTFTKELLDNRGHIGDDRLQAFLGAGYTKRQALEVLCGLASKLISNFTNALAHTEVDAPMKKYEWQHPADRT from the coding sequence ATGTTTACGTATTTTGATAAAGAAACTGCACCTAAAGAGTCTGTAAAACAGATGGAACAATCTGTTGCCATCTTTGGGATGTTACCCAATATGCACCGTATTTTGGCGGGTGCCCCTGCAACCTATGAAGCCTATAATACTGTTTATAATCTTTTTACCAAACACACGGAGTTTACACCGCTTGAAGCGCAGGTCGTGGTGATGACATCAAACCATGAGAACCGCTGCCATTACTGCATGGCGGGCCATACTATGGGGATGAAGCTTGCCAAAATGCCAGATGACATTATCGAGGCCCTTCGGGAAGGTACACCTATTGCTGACCCCAAGCTTGAGGCGCTGCGTACTTTTACGAAAGAGCTTCTGGATAACCGCGGTCATATAGGCGATGATCGGCTACAGGCATTTCTGGGTGCGGGCTATACAAAACGTCAAGCGCTAGAGGTTTTGTGTGGGCTGGCATCAAAGTTGATTTCAAATTTCACAAACGCTTTGGCGCATACAGAGGTTGATGCCCCGATGAAAAAATATGAGTGGCAGCATCCGGCAGATCGCACATGA
- a CDS encoding Lrp/AsnC family transcriptional regulator, whose translation MEIDQIDKKILALLTENCKLSSQQIAEQVGASTASCWRRIKAMEDAGVIESYQATINHDAVGFELTAFAQVTLNRHSKNNVKLFEEAVGRMPEILACYSVTGQYDYILHILVKNIRDYELFLNDRVFHLPGVDHVHSSISMKTVKTRQSRAA comes from the coding sequence ATGGAAATAGATCAAATAGACAAAAAAATTTTGGCTTTGCTCACGGAGAATTGCAAACTCAGTTCCCAGCAAATTGCTGAACAGGTAGGTGCCTCTACAGCATCCTGCTGGCGGCGCATCAAGGCAATGGAAGATGCTGGTGTCATTGAAAGCTATCAGGCAACCATTAACCACGACGCTGTTGGCTTTGAGCTAACCGCCTTTGCACAGGTCACGCTAAACCGCCACTCAAAAAACAATGTTAAACTGTTCGAAGAAGCTGTGGGCCGCATGCCGGAAATACTGGCCTGCTATTCTGTTACAGGTCAGTATGATTATATCCTGCATATTCTGGTTAAAAATATCCGGGATTATGAACTGTTTCTCAATGACCGGGTTTTCCACTTACCCGGGGTGGACCATGTACATTCCAGCATATCCATGAAAACGGTCAAAACACGTCAATCAAGGGCAGCATAA
- a CDS encoding acyl-CoA thioesterase, with the protein MTDSAAYTGITRLVDIIFPGDANHHGTMFGGVGLAQMDKAAFIAAARYARANFVTASCEHIDFEAPAYVGEIADVNAHVTRVGQRSLTVTVELIAEALLTGERRLCSRGQFNMVAVGAEFNKGGGILPPLPAKTTIDTLETQAMVDIVFPEQTSHYGSLYGGNALAAMGKAASITATRHCRKAVVMASSQRADFTSQVQKGEIIILYSHVTSTGNSSMAVAVELWAESLFSHNRRHCGQANFIMVAVNKDHKPVSALD; encoded by the coding sequence ATGACTGACAGTGCAGCCTATACAGGCATAACCCGTTTGGTTGACATCATCTTCCCGGGTGATGCCAACCACCACGGCACCATGTTTGGGGGTGTAGGGTTGGCGCAAATGGACAAAGCAGCCTTTATAGCTGCCGCGCGCTATGCAAGAGCAAACTTCGTAACCGCCTCGTGTGAGCATATTGATTTTGAGGCCCCTGCTTATGTTGGTGAGATAGCCGATGTGAATGCCCATGTCACACGTGTTGGTCAGCGGTCGCTTACCGTGACAGTTGAACTGATTGCAGAAGCCCTGCTAACTGGTGAAAGGCGGCTTTGCAGCAGAGGCCAGTTCAACATGGTTGCTGTTGGTGCAGAGTTTAATAAAGGGGGCGGCATCTTGCCGCCCTTACCAGCCAAAACTACAATAGATACACTCGAAACCCAAGCTATGGTTGATATTGTGTTCCCTGAGCAAACCAGCCATTATGGCAGTCTGTACGGCGGAAATGCCCTCGCCGCCATGGGGAAAGCTGCCTCTATTACAGCAACAAGGCATTGCCGCAAAGCCGTTGTTATGGCTTCATCACAGCGGGCAGACTTTACCAGCCAAGTCCAAAAAGGTGAGATTATAATACTATATTCGCATGTAACCAGCACAGGCAATAGTTCCATGGCTGTAGCTGTTGAGCTTTGGGCAGAAAGCCTATTTTCTCATAACAGGCGACACTGTGGTCAGGCAAATTTTATTATGGTTGCCGTTAACAAAGACCATAAACCTGTCAGTGCTTTAGACTAG
- a CDS encoding efflux RND transporter permease subunit has translation MKILPKTEGISGYLIYIAVPVFVIAIWAAFFLNVDLEPEVTPDFFFSSDSSIYKKNQAIREVFPSNQQILLNVGTAGSIEDPNFITKIGSLTTRIKALKGVTSVQSITNGPDDLDAARKNPLWKRLLIGKDEKSSFVIAFINTDNFAGLVEKVEQIASEEESQRYSIHISGLPYIVEQIRRNLTNDMKVFTLGAVILSALVLSVIFRSATVVSGAVVTCVTAAVLTLTLQSFMGIPIGILTANLGTIVFVLTLSHIIFLVSNWCNSENKVAGAKLQETIRHTLPASFWAGTTTLLGFSSLIFVEAKPLNQLGIGGTIGTACAFVCAYTIFPAFLRMAQVNPSSFSYMLARKFPRARHITRVLLVITIGAALGLGITGISKLNTDPSLLSYFKEDSKIYKGIFYVDDNGGSNPLLLVIRRNDLGKLDKGDSYDRMWELQQALSEHASVGSVISLPVIMAEGDEHWLGKLLPWNILLDILSKPEYGAVANSFVNKERTHALFMLRMIEAGRDRDRLEIINEIEKIPAQHGFAVTLTGGTYYLQGELAASVTKSMTMGILTLILLFGVIAFIISSSLMVTVGVMVCAASISAIVLGTLGIAGIPIDIISSPAMNICLGLIVDNMIHLTVTARRQMKERGATSIRDWEIWKNALDSQSWPALVSTITIMIGFSVFALSDFPPSQRFGLEITYGAGLAVILSLGVFPHIVARVAPPNTKGQQTPSH, from the coding sequence GTGAAAATTCTTCCCAAAACTGAAGGCATTTCAGGCTACCTTATCTATATCGCTGTGCCGGTTTTTGTTATTGCTATCTGGGCAGCATTTTTCCTGAATGTAGACTTGGAACCAGAAGTTACGCCTGACTTTTTCTTTTCCTCTGACAGTAGCATATACAAAAAAAATCAGGCTATCCGAGAGGTATTCCCCTCTAACCAGCAAATACTTCTGAATGTTGGTACAGCAGGCAGTATTGAAGATCCTAATTTTATCACAAAAATTGGCAGCCTCACAACACGCATCAAAGCGCTAAAGGGCGTTACATCCGTACAAAGCATTACAAACGGCCCCGACGACCTTGATGCAGCAAGAAAAAACCCACTTTGGAAACGACTGCTTATCGGCAAAGATGAAAAATCTAGCTTTGTTATTGCATTCATAAACACAGATAACTTCGCAGGCCTTGTTGAAAAGGTTGAACAAATTGCCAGCGAAGAGGAAAGTCAACGCTACAGTATTCATATTTCAGGCCTGCCTTATATTGTTGAGCAAATTCGCCGCAATTTAACAAATGACATGAAAGTGTTCACCCTAGGTGCTGTGATCCTCAGTGCTTTGGTGCTGAGTGTTATTTTCAGGTCTGCCACTGTTGTTTCTGGCGCCGTTGTTACCTGCGTTACGGCGGCGGTTCTTACCCTCACCCTTCAAAGTTTTATGGGCATCCCCATCGGAATTCTAACCGCAAACCTTGGTACTATTGTTTTTGTTCTGACATTGTCGCACATTATTTTTCTGGTTTCGAACTGGTGTAATTCGGAAAACAAAGTTGCCGGTGCAAAACTGCAGGAAACTATCCGCCACACGCTCCCTGCTTCTTTCTGGGCAGGTACGACAACCCTTTTGGGCTTTAGCAGCCTTATTTTTGTTGAAGCAAAGCCCCTAAACCAACTTGGCATTGGTGGCACAATTGGCACGGCCTGTGCCTTTGTATGTGCCTACACCATTTTCCCAGCATTTCTGCGGATGGCACAGGTAAACCCGTCCAGTTTCAGTTATATGCTTGCCAGAAAATTCCCTAGGGCAAGGCACATTACCCGGGTTTTACTGGTTATCACTATTGGGGCTGCCTTAGGGCTAGGCATAACCGGCATCAGCAAATTAAACACGGACCCAAGCCTGTTGTCTTATTTCAAAGAAGATTCCAAAATCTATAAAGGCATTTTTTATGTTGATGACAACGGCGGCAGTAACCCGCTGTTGCTTGTTATTCGCCGTAATGACCTTGGTAAGCTTGATAAGGGAGATTCCTATGACCGTATGTGGGAATTGCAGCAAGCCTTAAGCGAACATGCTTCGGTTGGCTCGGTTATATCATTACCGGTTATTATGGCGGAAGGCGATGAGCACTGGCTTGGCAAGCTATTACCCTGGAATATCTTGCTTGATATTCTGTCAAAGCCTGAATACGGCGCAGTTGCCAACAGCTTTGTGAACAAGGAACGCACGCACGCCCTGTTTATGCTGCGTATGATAGAGGCAGGCCGCGACCGTGACAGGCTTGAAATTATTAATGAAATTGAGAAAATACCAGCGCAGCATGGCTTTGCCGTAACCCTTACTGGTGGCACCTATTATTTGCAAGGTGAACTGGCCGCCTCTGTAACAAAAAGCATGACAATGGGCATTCTAACGCTCATTTTATTATTTGGTGTTATCGCTTTTATTATTTCATCTAGTCTGATGGTCACAGTCGGAGTCATGGTCTGCGCCGCGTCTATTTCTGCAATCGTGCTCGGTACACTCGGTATTGCTGGCATCCCCATAGATATTATTTCATCTCCCGCCATGAATATCTGCCTTGGCCTAATTGTTGATAACATGATCCACCTGACAGTAACCGCAAGACGACAAATGAAAGAAAGAGGTGCCACGTCAATCAGGGACTGGGAAATCTGGAAAAACGCCCTTGATAGCCAAAGCTGGCCAGCGCTTGTTTCCACTATCACAATTATGATTGGCTTTTCTGTTTTTGCCCTTTCCGACTTTCCACCCTCGCAGCGTTTTGGGTTGGAAATCACATATGGTGCTGGCCTTGCTGTCATATTGTCACTCGGCGTTTTCCCACACATAGTCGCACGTGTAGCACCGCCAAACACAAAGGGGCAACAAACACCCTCTCATTGA